A region of Paenibacillus sp. 37 DNA encodes the following proteins:
- a CDS encoding general stress protein: MQKKIVGVFNTEREASQAIEGLKAQGFTSDEISVVTQDRDELKAIREETGTKAPEGVAAGAATGGVLGGVAGLLAGIGALAIPGIGPILAAGPIAAAFTGAAVGAGAGGLVGGLVGLGIPEEDAKQYEEYVQNGKILLLVDSTDRDSDVYDVFSGNSQLNRDRAEAAHRGDVPAERPDLDMEERRLEAQNKAARFGNNTFL; the protein is encoded by the coding sequence ATGCAAAAGAAAATCGTAGGTGTGTTTAATACAGAACGTGAAGCATCGCAGGCTATCGAGGGTCTGAAGGCACAAGGATTCACTTCAGACGAAATCTCCGTTGTTACACAAGATCGGGATGAACTGAAGGCAATTCGGGAAGAGACAGGTACCAAAGCCCCTGAAGGCGTGGCTGCAGGTGCAGCAACAGGTGGTGTACTTGGTGGCGTAGCTGGTCTGCTCGCAGGTATCGGTGCACTGGCTATACCCGGTATAGGACCGATTCTGGCCGCTGGCCCCATTGCAGCAGCATTTACCGGTGCAGCTGTAGGTGCGGGAGCTGGTGGACTGGTGGGTGGACTGGTAGGTCTTGGTATTCCTGAAGAGGACGCTAAACAGTATGAGGAGTATGTACAGAATGGTAAAATCCTGCTGCTCGTAGATTCTACGGATCGGGACTCCGATGTGTACGATGTATTCAGTGGCAACAGCCAGCTTAACCGGGACAGAGCCGAAGCAGCTCATCGCGGAGATGTGCCAGCCGAACGTCCGGATCTGGATATGGAAGAACGCAGATTGGAAGCACAAAACAAGGCAGCGCGATTCGGTAACAATACATTCCTGTAA
- a CDS encoding YidH family protein, translating into MIHISLTDKDLTTTDSKYVQQHLANERTFLAWVSTGIAMAGIGFLAAGFGFNSSAYDQLAHIAAIITGITSLIGGISIIVYSATAYHRKRTQINEQTFQASTGLIRFLTWMLLVIGLALAVLLYVLLFPA; encoded by the coding sequence TTGATTCACATTTCGTTAACAGACAAAGACCTAACCACTACCGATTCCAAGTATGTCCAACAACATCTGGCTAACGAGCGAACTTTTCTGGCTTGGGTAAGCACCGGTATTGCCATGGCGGGCATCGGCTTTCTTGCTGCCGGATTTGGCTTCAATTCGTCGGCGTATGATCAACTTGCACATATTGCGGCGATTATTACGGGTATCACTTCTCTGATTGGCGGCATATCCATCATTGTGTATTCGGCAACAGCCTATCATCGGAAGCGTACACAAATCAATGAACAGACGTTTCAGGCATCGACCGGTTTAATTCGGTTTCTCACATGGATGCTACTGGTGATTGGACTCGCTTTAGCTGTACTGTTATATGTATTGTTATTCCCTGCTTGA
- a CDS encoding acyltransferase yields MPRKERITEIESLRGIAFAAVVLQHSIAHFSLVPETRLEDGVLLAILLMLSKFAVPLFIFITGMVLFYNTGDKLHYGKFMRKRVTDVIVPYLIWSLIYFTLAPRGWTGFGWNDIPDLGLKLLTGKTTSHFWYIIMLIQFYLLFPLFLRAIRYVYNRYEAKGRLIALLISGVVYLVLADQLRNIAKVMEWLNIPVLRDAFTTYADRNFLYFFIYFVLGAAAGLSVQHWNEWIHRLRWIYWTVFIVLGLRFTYLLMLEFQKPEGIKITFYTVSLIRPDMALFLIASIMVMYQLAGKLHNLRATRLLGWIGGVSYGGYLMHMLMLRYSYIPDELFYVAMGLNPVVRMTITWLLALTLSCVVTWLISRVSWGKWIVGTVPKSVRDK; encoded by the coding sequence ATGCCTCGCAAAGAACGAATTACAGAAATAGAGAGTTTAAGGGGAATCGCCTTTGCCGCAGTGGTTCTCCAGCATTCCATCGCACATTTCTCTCTGGTCCCGGAAACGAGACTGGAGGATGGGGTGTTACTGGCCATACTGCTGATGCTCTCCAAATTTGCAGTTCCTTTATTCATATTCATAACAGGTATGGTGCTGTTTTATAACACGGGAGACAAGCTGCATTACGGCAAGTTTATGAGAAAAAGAGTAACCGACGTGATCGTGCCTTACCTGATCTGGTCACTTATTTATTTTACACTTGCACCGCGGGGTTGGACCGGATTTGGATGGAATGACATCCCAGACCTGGGTCTGAAGTTGCTTACGGGCAAAACGACTTCACACTTTTGGTACATCATTATGTTGATTCAGTTTTATCTGTTATTTCCGCTCTTTTTGCGAGCCATTCGTTATGTATATAACCGATATGAGGCCAAGGGGCGCTTGATCGCATTACTGATTTCTGGTGTGGTGTATCTTGTACTTGCGGATCAATTAAGAAACATCGCCAAGGTCATGGAATGGCTGAATATCCCGGTGCTGAGAGATGCTTTTACAACGTATGCAGATCGGAATTTCCTCTATTTCTTTATTTATTTTGTGCTTGGTGCCGCAGCGGGGTTATCCGTGCAGCACTGGAATGAATGGATTCATCGATTACGCTGGATATACTGGACAGTGTTTATTGTTCTGGGTCTGCGGTTTACATATCTATTAATGCTGGAGTTTCAGAAGCCGGAAGGAATCAAAATTACGTTTTACACAGTCAGCTTGATCCGCCCTGATATGGCACTCTTTCTGATCGCTTCCATTATGGTCATGTACCAGTTGGCCGGAAAACTTCATAACCTCAGGGCTACACGATTGCTGGGATGGATTGGTGGTGTATCGTATGGCGGTTATCTGATGCATATGTTGATGCTGCGGTATAGCTACATTCCGGATGAGTTGTTCTATGTTGCTATGGGCTTGAACCCTGTCGTTCGAATGACCATCACCTGGTTGCTCGCTCTTACATTATCCTGTGTAGTGACATGGCTTATCTCGCGTGTAAGCTGGGGCAAATGGATTGTGGGAACCGTACCGAAGTCTGTTCGCGATAAATGA
- a CDS encoding helix-turn-helix transcriptional regulator: protein MAFMIAQRAFIKLYLITMVEQHRGYGYEMLEAMKQEFKDYGYVPPQSEVYRALHELVQQGVFYRTKKLKGNDPKVDFQEIVLYHFTDDGAEKAELYKKQVKTDLDRCLGMLHKAEEDNYGTKGR, encoded by the coding sequence GTGGCTTTTATGATTGCACAGCGGGCATTTATCAAGCTGTATCTGATTACGATGGTTGAACAGCACAGGGGGTATGGTTACGAAATGCTGGAGGCGATGAAGCAGGAATTCAAAGACTACGGTTATGTACCACCCCAGAGCGAGGTATATCGGGCACTGCATGAATTGGTCCAGCAAGGTGTTTTTTATCGCACGAAGAAGCTGAAGGGCAATGATCCGAAGGTCGATTTTCAGGAAATCGTTTTATATCATTTCACGGATGATGGTGCGGAGAAAGCTGAGTTATACAAGAAACAGGTCAAAACGGATCTGGATCGTTGTCTCGGCATGTTACACAAGGCAGAAGAGGACAATTACGGTACGAAAGGAAGATGA
- a CDS encoding Gfo/Idh/MocA family protein, with protein sequence MNRQLQWGVLGTSTIAKNAVIPAIQQSERGEVLAIASRSKEKAETLAEELGIARSYGSYEELIADPDIEAVYIPLPNHMHKEWTIKAAQAGKHVLCEKPAALNADESAEMIEVCHQHGVLFAEAIMYRYHPKHRRVQEIIASGEIGIVRAIHGNFTCNTADDKENVRFKREMGGGSLFDLGVYPISAARMYLGQEPEAVTVHALFSDEHDGVDMMASGLVEFPNSVALTFDCGMWASGRAEMEILGTEGRIELPKVFGWENSDIPPQIIVHTDSVSREERVSVSNSYVLQVETFATAVLEGEALPFSPENTIQNMRVIDACLESARTRQRVQLID encoded by the coding sequence ATGAACAGACAGTTACAGTGGGGAGTACTCGGTACGTCAACCATTGCCAAGAATGCAGTCATTCCGGCGATCCAGCAGTCTGAACGTGGTGAGGTGTTGGCGATTGCCAGCCGTAGCAAGGAAAAAGCGGAAACCCTTGCCGAAGAACTGGGCATTGCCAGATCATATGGCAGTTATGAAGAGCTCATCGCTGATCCGGACATTGAAGCCGTCTATATTCCTTTGCCTAACCATATGCACAAAGAATGGACCATCAAAGCGGCACAGGCTGGCAAACATGTGTTGTGTGAGAAACCAGCTGCCCTGAATGCTGATGAATCGGCAGAAATGATTGAGGTATGTCATCAGCATGGCGTTCTTTTTGCAGAAGCGATTATGTATCGATATCATCCCAAGCACAGACGTGTGCAAGAGATTATAGCTAGTGGAGAGATTGGCATTGTCAGAGCCATCCATGGTAACTTTACCTGTAATACCGCTGATGACAAGGAAAATGTAAGGTTCAAAAGAGAGATGGGCGGCGGATCATTATTTGATCTTGGCGTGTATCCGATCTCGGCAGCCCGGATGTATCTGGGACAGGAACCGGAAGCGGTGACAGTTCACGCTCTATTCTCGGACGAGCATGATGGCGTGGATATGATGGCGTCGGGACTGGTAGAATTTCCGAATTCGGTTGCTTTAACTTTTGACTGTGGCATGTGGGCTTCAGGTCGAGCGGAGATGGAGATTCTCGGGACGGAAGGGCGGATTGAACTGCCAAAAGTGTTTGGCTGGGAAAACAGCGATATTCCACCTCAGATTATTGTACACACGGATTCGGTCAGCCGTGAGGAGCGTGTATCGGTGTCGAATTCCTATGTCCTTCAGGTAGAGACGTTTGCAACGGCTGTGCTTGAAGGAGAGGCCTTACCTTTCAGTCCGGAAAATACCATTCAAAACATGCGCGTTATTGATGCATGCCTGGAATCGGCTCGAACTCGTCAACGTGTGCAACTGATCGATTAG
- a CDS encoding ribonuclease — protein MKKLISTALLALLLTFVFLTGSQFTPVAQQKATAATCTIINTFTGVANYLSANGTLPCNFITKSQATGLGWVASKGNLAVVAPGKSIGGDTFGNREGLLPSASGRTWREADINYTSGFRNSDRIVYSNDGLIYKTTDHYASFTRMK, from the coding sequence ATGAAAAAGTTGATATCCACCGCATTACTGGCATTGTTGTTAACGTTTGTTTTCCTCACAGGATCACAGTTCACTCCAGTCGCACAGCAGAAGGCAACTGCTGCAACATGTACCATCATCAATACGTTTACAGGTGTAGCAAACTATTTGAGTGCAAACGGAACGTTGCCATGTAACTTTATTACCAAATCACAGGCAACAGGACTCGGCTGGGTAGCGTCAAAAGGAAACTTGGCTGTAGTGGCTCCTGGGAAAAGCATCGGTGGGGACACATTTGGCAATCGGGAGGGACTTCTGCCTTCGGCAAGCGGACGTACATGGCGCGAAGCGGATATTAACTATACTTCCGGCTTCCGTAATTCGGATCGGATTGTGTACTCCAATGATGGACTTATCTACAAAACGACAGATCACTATGCATCATTTACACGCATGAAATAG
- a CDS encoding barstar family protein, whose product MITVILDGEDFASSAELHQQLKDKLKLPDFYGGNLDALWDCLTGTIELPLELKWTNYQISEERPGNEAGWVRDLMLEVQAEQAGFQLSVEK is encoded by the coding sequence ATGATTACCGTGATTCTGGATGGAGAAGACTTTGCGAGTAGCGCTGAACTTCATCAACAATTAAAGGACAAGCTGAAGCTGCCGGATTTTTATGGCGGTAATCTCGACGCTCTGTGGGATTGCCTGACGGGTACGATTGAACTTCCACTAGAGCTAAAATGGACCAACTACCAAATCAGCGAAGAACGACCGGGGAATGAAGCAGGCTGGGTACGCGATTTGATGTTGGAGGTACAGGCTGAACAGGCTGGATTTCAATTAAGTGTTGAGAAGTAG
- a CDS encoding MFS transporter: MNDSSAVGKQGMGELIRIRPYMQFMLSKVVSRFGDSIDSIAYSWMVYILTGSKVLMGTLLAVNFLPNILLGLFAGALVDRMSPKKVIVITNTGRGLLVGITALLFGLGQLEVWHLFVMTILNSLLECFTSPAEVSSVPRLLPPSMLLSGNAMSSSATRVAELAGLAVAGALIATIGIAWTILIDAGLFALSALIMSRVGYPEGSTSANNEDKTTMEIDSLPSDKSSIFSEMAEAFHFLRKHALLLIVSILFAFVNFCLMPFNVLRTPYVIETLHAGAGGLSLLSGLMVGGMLLSGVWLTQRGANYRKSVLVISGIVMLGLSYAMTALPAYMTSFQLPVAAAFCLLMGMGIPLATTPLATYLMEVTPSEMLGRVYALQSMLVLSVAPLGSLVSGALADWMTMPVLFIVFGIMLAMSAGMLLFSKSFRSAM; this comes from the coding sequence ATGAATGATAGCTCAGCAGTTGGCAAGCAAGGTATGGGTGAGTTAATACGAATCAGACCGTACATGCAATTTATGCTTAGTAAAGTGGTATCCAGATTTGGTGATTCGATTGACTCGATTGCCTACAGTTGGATGGTATACATTCTAACCGGTTCGAAAGTGTTGATGGGTACGTTGCTGGCGGTGAATTTTTTGCCCAATATCCTTCTGGGTCTGTTCGCCGGGGCTTTGGTTGATCGCATGTCTCCCAAAAAAGTGATTGTGATTACGAATACGGGGCGCGGGTTGTTGGTGGGTATTACAGCTCTGCTGTTTGGATTGGGCCAACTTGAAGTCTGGCATCTGTTTGTCATGACAATTCTGAATTCTTTGCTGGAATGCTTCACTAGTCCTGCGGAAGTATCAAGTGTCCCCCGATTGCTTCCCCCATCGATGCTGCTTTCGGGTAATGCGATGTCCTCTTCCGCAACCAGAGTGGCCGAACTCGCAGGACTTGCAGTGGCTGGTGCCCTTATTGCTACAATAGGCATTGCCTGGACGATCCTGATTGATGCGGGGTTGTTTGCGCTAAGTGCTTTAATTATGAGCCGAGTGGGCTATCCTGAAGGTTCAACATCTGCTAACAATGAAGATAAAACAACAATGGAAATAGATTCTCTTCCTTCCGACAAAAGTAGCATATTCTCCGAAATGGCGGAAGCTTTTCATTTTCTCCGTAAACATGCCTTATTGTTAATTGTCTCCATCCTGTTTGCCTTCGTTAATTTCTGCCTGATGCCGTTTAATGTTCTCCGTACACCCTATGTCATTGAAACGTTGCATGCTGGCGCTGGGGGATTAAGTCTGCTCAGTGGGCTGATGGTGGGAGGCATGTTGCTTAGCGGTGTATGGTTGACACAAAGGGGAGCGAATTATCGTAAAAGTGTGCTGGTCATCAGCGGTATTGTCATGTTGGGTCTCAGTTATGCGATGACGGCACTACCCGCTTATATGACTTCCTTCCAACTGCCGGTTGCAGCGGCCTTTTGTCTACTGATGGGTATGGGGATTCCGCTGGCTACAACACCGCTGGCAACCTATCTTATGGAAGTTACCCCTTCGGAGATGCTGGGCAGAGTGTATGCCCTTCAGAGTATGCTCGTCTTGAGTGTTGCACCACTTGGGAGTCTGGTTTCGGGAGCACTTGCAGATTGGATGACCATGCCTGTTCTTTTTATCGTCTTTGGGATTATGCTTGCCATGTCCGCAGGTATGCTGTTATTTAGCAAAAGCTTTCGGAGTGCGATGTGA
- a CDS encoding ArsR/SmtB family transcription factor translates to MAHKVLSTIEEIKIYSDPYRIQIMNMFNKQGRPSTVKEIADQMGEVPAKVHYHVKKLEKIGLLTIVSTREINGIIAKYYEPFTGEIHLRHEDEDKENSPLKQVFRSETLKLLNEMFEQSRQRFMHQAENEDRMFLSDITLYATRDEVEELYKNIIKLCEPYTTKENRQGEHEVFQLFSALSKPIVKIPASKTDAKEKKKATSDKGKSTPKTSRSVSKRQGSASSGRESEE, encoded by the coding sequence ATGGCGCACAAGGTTCTTTCAACAATTGAAGAAATTAAAATCTACTCCGATCCTTATCGGATACAGATTATGAATATGTTTAACAAGCAGGGCAGACCATCCACTGTCAAAGAGATCGCCGACCAGATGGGTGAGGTGCCAGCCAAAGTTCACTATCATGTAAAAAAGCTGGAGAAAATTGGTCTGCTGACGATCGTTTCCACACGTGAGATTAATGGGATTATCGCAAAATATTATGAACCATTCACCGGAGAGATCCATCTCCGTCATGAAGATGAAGACAAGGAAAACTCACCATTGAAACAGGTGTTTCGGTCCGAGACGCTCAAATTATTAAATGAGATGTTCGAACAGAGTCGTCAGCGATTCATGCATCAGGCGGAAAACGAAGACCGAATGTTTCTCTCGGACATTACGCTGTACGCCACCCGAGACGAAGTAGAGGAGTTGTATAAAAACATCATAAAACTCTGTGAACCCTATACAACAAAAGAGAATCGACAAGGGGAACATGAGGTCTTTCAGTTATTTTCAGCACTTTCTAAACCTATAGTGAAAATACCTGCTTCCAAGACAGATGCAAAAGAGAAAAAGAAAGCTACGTCTGATAAGGGCAAATCAACTCCGAAAACCTCTCGATCTGTGTCGAAGCGGCAGGGATCTGCATCATCTGGTCGTGAGTCGGAAGAATAA
- a CDS encoding TraR/DksA C4-type zinc finger protein, translating into MSTLTKDQHQILKNALLEQRENLQRHFESSMEDGAPAQSLKDSTGELSSYDNHPADAGTETFERSRDLAIDDTLTDEFNQVNDALERMEQGTYGTCVTCGEDIPFDRLEAIPYTAYCIDDTPNREISNDRPVEEEVMTMPPSGAGEGRQQRAGKFDNADAWEAVEEYGTSNSPATAAKRDVKGYDENM; encoded by the coding sequence ATGAGTACATTAACTAAAGATCAACATCAAATACTGAAAAATGCCCTTTTGGAGCAACGTGAAAACTTGCAGCGTCATTTTGAATCCAGCATGGAAGACGGTGCTCCGGCCCAGTCGCTGAAAGATTCAACCGGTGAGCTGTCCTCCTACGATAATCATCCGGCAGATGCCGGTACGGAAACATTTGAACGCAGCCGTGATCTGGCGATCGACGATACATTAACAGACGAATTCAATCAAGTGAACGACGCATTGGAACGTATGGAGCAAGGTACATATGGAACCTGTGTAACGTGCGGCGAAGATATTCCCTTCGATCGACTTGAAGCTATCCCCTATACGGCTTACTGTATTGACGACACACCTAACCGGGAGATCAGCAACGATCGGCCCGTTGAAGAAGAAGTGATGACCATGCCTCCGAGTGGTGCTGGGGAAGGAAGACAGCAGCGGGCCGGCAAGTTCGACAACGCAGATGCCTGGGAAGCTGTCGAAGAATATGGCACATCTAATTCCCCCGCAACCGCAGCCAAACGTGATGTGAAGGGTTACGATGAGAACATGTAA
- a CDS encoding DivIVA domain-containing protein — MDEHMKRRLDKQRQLFKQLGVQLDALSIHEKQFNYKLRGYDPDEVDAYLDLVIKDYERFYANIADLMDKWQEQQLTIRDLKSSAKPVEDPTKIDRKQLDDIVKQLEYSVRQLKIRARPEKDLFSE, encoded by the coding sequence ATGGATGAACATATGAAACGAAGATTGGATAAACAGAGACAATTGTTTAAACAATTGGGAGTGCAGCTAGATGCGTTATCGATACATGAAAAACAATTTAATTATAAACTTCGTGGTTATGATCCGGATGAGGTAGATGCTTATCTTGACCTAGTCATCAAAGATTACGAACGTTTCTATGCCAATATTGCAGATCTGATGGACAAATGGCAAGAACAGCAGTTAACGATCCGAGATCTCAAGTCGTCCGCGAAACCGGTGGAAGATCCAACCAAGATTGATCGCAAACAGCTGGATGATATTGTGAAACAACTGGAATATAGTGTGCGACAGCTCAAGATCAGAGCACGTCCCGAGAAGGATCTGTTCTCTGAATAA
- a CDS encoding Rrf2 family transcriptional regulator, with the protein MSTHFSVSVHCLLLLSLSAPERITSAHIAGSVNTNPVVVRRILGGLKKAGLVNSSPGTRGFYLAKPSSEITLDMIYQAAKDEGPLFPIHGNCNPDCEVGLHIDSLLTNLYQVAESKVEQFFASITLEDMERSSSQMLAVPSQSE; encoded by the coding sequence ATGAGTACTCATTTTTCGGTCAGTGTGCATTGTTTGTTGTTATTGTCACTCAGCGCGCCTGAACGAATCACGTCTGCACATATTGCAGGTAGTGTGAATACCAACCCTGTCGTCGTCAGACGTATACTGGGCGGGCTGAAAAAGGCAGGATTAGTGAACTCTTCTCCTGGAACAAGAGGTTTCTACCTGGCGAAGCCATCAAGTGAAATCACATTAGACATGATCTATCAGGCTGCGAAGGACGAAGGTCCATTGTTCCCGATTCACGGCAATTGTAACCCGGATTGTGAAGTGGGCTTGCATATAGACAGCTTGCTGACCAATCTGTATCAGGTTGCGGAGTCCAAGGTGGAGCAATTCTTCGCATCCATTACCCTTGAAGATATGGAACGTTCCAGTTCCCAGATGTTAGCTGTCCCATCGCAGTCAGAGTAG
- a CDS encoding metallophosphoesterase family protein, translating into MKIVVISDTHLSRKSRKLPTQLLNVLPSADLILHAGDWSDWSVYPLLSEYAPVEGVAGNTDPSEIAEKLGYSRIVEVEGLRLGLVHGHLGSKGTEQNAIHTFVGQHVDAVIYGHSHIPVMHTVDNTLVFNPGSPTDRRFQKQYSFGIMTIDQGKLQAEHVFFDRD; encoded by the coding sequence ATGAAAATTGTAGTCATCTCTGATACGCATTTATCTCGTAAATCACGCAAGTTACCGACTCAGCTCCTTAATGTATTGCCGAGTGCGGATCTCATTCTTCATGCCGGTGACTGGTCGGATTGGAGCGTATACCCATTGCTTAGTGAGTATGCACCAGTTGAAGGGGTAGCTGGTAATACGGACCCGTCCGAAATCGCTGAAAAACTGGGATATTCCCGTATTGTTGAAGTGGAAGGACTTCGTCTGGGTCTTGTACACGGTCATCTGGGATCAAAGGGTACGGAGCAGAATGCAATTCATACCTTTGTAGGCCAGCATGTGGATGCTGTGATTTACGGACACTCACACATCCCGGTGATGCATACCGTCGACAACACGCTGGTATTTAATCCGGGATCACCTACAGATCGGCGTTTCCAGAAACAATACTCATTTGGCATCATGACAATAGATCAGGGGAAACTACAGGCTGAACACGTGTTCTTTGATCGGGATTAG
- a CDS encoding sugar phosphate isomerase/epimerase family protein → MKLSVFTVATPDLNAEELASAAAAAGIDGIEWRFRGIPEDAISEEPSYWRNNRCSVDPSRWEEQVPVFREAALGQGRKSIALVPYLNCGDLSATEQAFQAAAGLGASMMRVGVPGYDRKTSYPELYRQAVDYLSEVQDLAKQYNVKATVETHHLTIAPTASLAYRLVQSLDPLHVGVLYDPGNMVHEGYENHRMGLELLGPYLAHVHVKNAGWFEPETKDSQKANMTGKSSGLALNTAWKCQWTPLTEGMVDWVQMVRDLRAVGYEGYYGIEDFSGALESKAMLQHFADVFAEIERRVDEEEQS, encoded by the coding sequence ATGAAACTGTCTGTATTCACCGTGGCTACCCCTGATCTGAATGCAGAGGAATTGGCATCGGCTGCGGCAGCAGCGGGGATTGATGGAATAGAGTGGCGTTTCCGCGGAATTCCTGAAGATGCGATATCCGAGGAGCCTTCTTACTGGAGGAATAATCGATGCTCCGTAGATCCGAGCCGCTGGGAAGAACAGGTTCCTGTTTTTCGTGAAGCAGCGCTAGGGCAAGGTAGAAAATCCATCGCACTTGTACCGTATCTGAACTGTGGAGATCTGTCTGCCACCGAGCAGGCGTTTCAGGCTGCAGCTGGGTTAGGAGCATCTATGATGCGTGTGGGTGTTCCTGGATATGATCGCAAGACCAGTTATCCTGAGTTGTATCGTCAAGCCGTTGATTACCTGAGTGAAGTACAAGATCTGGCCAAACAGTACAACGTCAAGGCGACTGTAGAGACGCATCACCTGACAATTGCACCGACGGCATCGCTGGCCTATCGGCTTGTGCAATCGCTCGACCCGCTGCATGTGGGTGTATTGTACGATCCAGGCAATATGGTGCATGAAGGCTATGAGAATCATCGGATGGGGCTTGAGCTGCTAGGTCCGTATCTCGCTCATGTGCATGTGAAAAATGCCGGGTGGTTTGAACCAGAAACGAAAGATTCGCAAAAGGCTAATATGACTGGGAAGAGTAGCGGATTGGCTCTGAATACAGCCTGGAAATGTCAATGGACCCCCCTGACTGAAGGCATGGTCGATTGGGTACAGATGGTGCGGGATCTTCGTGCCGTCGGGTATGAAGGATATTACGGCATTGAGGACTTTAGTGGAGCCTTGGAATCCAAGGCGATGTTACAGCATTTTGCAGACGTTTTTGCCGAAATTGAGCGTCGTGTGGACGAGGAGGAGCAGTCATGA
- a CDS encoding Gfo/Idh/MocA family protein gives MSIVRVAVIGIGNMGAAHARTLVAGEVPGAELVAVCDVRREMESWVSSHLPATVTYWQDAEQMMASGTIDAVIIATPHYDHPEQAIQAFQHGLHVMIEKPAGVYTKQVRKMNEAAVASGKVFSMMYNQRTNPLYIKLRDLIASGELGEVRRTNWIITNWYRSQSYYDSGGWRATWAGEGGGVLINQDPHQLDLWQWTIGMMPVRMRAFCSFGKYRNIEVEDDVTAYVEYENGATGVFVTTTGEAPGTNRFEVNGDRGKIVIEDGKLTFWRLRESEPEFNQRFTGGFGEPECWKCEIPITGVETGHPGLIRNWVDSIRTGAPLIAPGEDGIHGLTLSNAMLLSTWTDNWVDLPIDEDLFYEHLQERIAGSTTKKDKAFSGSQPADLSQTFK, from the coding sequence ATGAGTATCGTACGAGTAGCGGTGATTGGTATTGGAAATATGGGAGCAGCTCATGCCAGAACATTGGTTGCCGGAGAAGTACCGGGTGCAGAATTGGTCGCCGTATGTGATGTAAGAAGAGAGATGGAGAGCTGGGTTTCGAGTCATCTTCCGGCTACGGTCACCTATTGGCAGGATGCAGAGCAGATGATGGCTTCGGGTACGATTGATGCGGTCATTATTGCAACGCCGCACTACGATCATCCCGAACAGGCGATTCAGGCTTTCCAGCATGGTTTGCATGTCATGATCGAGAAGCCAGCAGGCGTGTATACGAAACAGGTACGCAAGATGAATGAAGCGGCCGTAGCCAGCGGTAAAGTCTTTTCCATGATGTACAACCAGCGGACCAATCCACTCTACATTAAACTGAGAGACTTGATTGCGTCGGGGGAACTGGGAGAGGTACGTCGTACCAACTGGATTATTACGAACTGGTACCGATCCCAGAGTTACTATGATTCCGGCGGCTGGCGGGCAACTTGGGCAGGGGAAGGTGGCGGTGTACTGATTAACCAGGACCCCCATCAATTGGATCTGTGGCAGTGGACCATTGGCATGATGCCGGTGCGAATGCGTGCTTTCTGTTCGTTTGGCAAGTATCGGAATATTGAAGTGGAAGATGATGTAACGGCTTATGTGGAGTATGAAAATGGCGCAACAGGTGTGTTCGTAACCACGACAGGTGAAGCACCAGGTACCAATCGATTCGAGGTTAACGGAGACCGAGGTAAAATCGTGATCGAAGATGGAAAACTTACGTTCTGGCGACTTCGAGAATCTGAGCCGGAATTCAATCAGCGGTTTACCGGAGGTTTTGGAGAGCCAGAATGCTGGAAATGCGAGATTCCAATTACAGGTGTGGAAACGGGGCATCCTGGCCTGATTCGCAACTGGGTTGACTCGATTCGTACAGGCGCACCACTCATTGCTCCTGGTGAAGATGGTATACACGGATTAACATTGTCGAACGCGATGTTGCTGTCCACCTGGACGGATAACTGGGTGGATCTGCCGATCGATGAGGATCTGTTCTACGAGCATTTGCAGGAACGCATTGCTGGTTCAACGACGAAGAAAGACAAGGCATTCAGTGGCAGTCAACCTGCTGATTTGAGTCAGACGTTTAAATGA